Proteins co-encoded in one Spirosoma endbachense genomic window:
- a CDS encoding DoxX family protein gives MNLLHRIEHWGDTHHPAWTDALRIMLGTILVLKGISFISDTTYLSQLVGGLHFGLFPVILVHYVAFAHLMGGFMIAMGCLTRLMILLQLPILIGAVFFVNITQGFSALNSELWLSLIVLALLLTFLVIGSGRFSMDEYMRQHAQ, from the coding sequence ATGAATCTGTTACATCGCATTGAGCATTGGGGAGACACACATCACCCCGCCTGGACTGACGCTTTGCGGATTATGCTGGGCACAATACTGGTTCTGAAAGGAATCAGTTTTATTAGCGACACCACTTACCTTTCCCAACTGGTGGGTGGGCTGCACTTCGGGCTGTTTCCCGTAATTCTGGTGCACTACGTTGCCTTTGCGCATTTAATGGGCGGTTTCATGATTGCGATGGGGTGCCTTACCCGCCTGATGATCCTGTTGCAGCTTCCAATCCTGATCGGGGCGGTTTTTTTCGTGAATATCACTCAGGGCTTTTCTGCCTTAAATTCTGAACTCTGGCTGTCGCTGATCGTGCTGGCGCTGCTGCTGACATTTTTGGTGATCGGCTCCGGGCGTTTTTCTATGGACGAATACATGAGACAACATGCTCAATAA
- a CDS encoding DUF2461 domain-containing protein, protein MTTKPSSNAVFTKETFNFLRDLVQNNHRDWFHANRARYDDAKSELCGVVERVLAGMSPFEPLANTAVKDCIFRINRDIRFSKDKAPYKSNLAFAIGPGGRHSGRIDYYVQIQPDNQSFLGAGMWQPAPTNLAKFRQEVDYNVDELKHIIEADEFKAYFPEAQGETLKVMPKGYPADHPEIELLRRKELFFVHRFTDKEVLKPNFADEVVRGCRIIKPYCDFLNYLFFDEKEEPVML, encoded by the coding sequence ATGACAACAAAACCATCTTCAAACGCTGTCTTTACGAAGGAGACATTTAATTTTCTGCGCGATCTTGTTCAAAATAACCATCGTGACTGGTTTCATGCCAACCGAGCTCGGTATGATGATGCTAAAAGCGAGCTATGTGGCGTTGTTGAGCGTGTACTGGCTGGCATGAGCCCGTTTGAACCGTTGGCAAATACGGCCGTGAAGGACTGTATTTTCCGGATAAACCGTGACATTCGTTTTTCGAAAGATAAGGCACCTTACAAGTCTAATCTGGCCTTTGCCATTGGCCCCGGTGGAAGGCACTCGGGGCGGATCGATTATTACGTACAGATTCAGCCGGATAACCAGTCGTTTCTGGGCGCTGGCATGTGGCAGCCAGCACCCACTAATCTGGCTAAGTTTCGGCAGGAAGTAGACTATAATGTCGACGAGCTAAAGCATATTATTGAAGCCGATGAATTTAAAGCCTACTTCCCTGAAGCGCAGGGTGAAACGCTGAAGGTCATGCCCAAAGGGTATCCTGCCGACCATCCGGAAATCGAATTACTGCGCCGTAAAGAATTATTTTTCGTCCATCGATTTACCGACAAAGAAGTTCTGAAACCTAACTTTGCTGATGAAGTGGTGCGTGGCTGCCGTATCATCAAGCCGTACTGTGATTTTCTGAATTATCTCTTTTTCGATGAAAAGGAGGAACCCGTTATGCTTTAA
- a CDS encoding RidA family protein has protein sequence MKILFTVLLGVLLAPFAQAQTTTKFPSGYLYKIEAGAVGRQVYVCNQRPFNTSGELVGVGNLTAQTQQVFENLKTALGTVGMTLRNVKQVTYHVKGQTSQVNSAISQQVNSVSATYFTQGAPGIAEIKSIPKIASDDILVEVEVIAEK, from the coding sequence ATGAAAATCCTTTTCACTGTGCTGCTGGGCGTTCTATTGGCACCGTTCGCCCAGGCACAGACAACAACGAAATTTCCTTCTGGCTACCTCTATAAGATTGAGGCAGGGGCTGTGGGAAGGCAGGTATACGTTTGCAATCAGCGCCCATTCAATACTAGTGGTGAACTGGTTGGGGTGGGTAACCTAACGGCTCAGACTCAGCAAGTATTTGAAAACCTGAAAACGGCATTAGGTACCGTTGGTATGACACTTCGTAACGTAAAGCAGGTGACCTATCACGTTAAAGGCCAGACAAGTCAGGTTAATTCAGCTATCTCCCAACAGGTTAATAGTGTTAGCGCTACGTATTTTACGCAGGGAGCACCAGGCATTGCCGAAATCAAAAGCATACCCAAAATTGCCAGTGATGATATTTTGGTTGAGGTAGAAGTGATTGCTGAAAAGTAA
- a CDS encoding glutamate synthase subunit beta, with the protein MGKPTGFLEFARELPKKRDPQQRIHDYKEIEMPFSEQDSQRQAARCMDCGTPFCHSGCPLGNIIPEFNDAVYEQNWAYAYEILSSTNNFPEFTGRICPAPCEASCVLGINKPPVAIEFIEKSIAEVAFERGYITPKPPKVRTGKQVAVVGSGPAGLAAATQMNKAGHTVTVFERADQIGGLLRYGIPDFKLEKWTIDRRLAVMEAEGITFKPGVNVGVDIKAQDLLDQFDLIMLTGGSTVPRDLSIPGRDLKGVYPAMEFLSQQNKRNANRPLVVDHQGVHYTDSDLWATDKNVVVIGGGDTGSDCVGTSNRHGAASVTQIELMPMPPKDRATSTPWPNWPMMLRTSTSHEEGCERYWSINTKTFVGDEAGNLKALRIVDLEWKNENGRMQMVEVPNSERDIPCELALLAAGFLHPQHNGLLDDLGIEYDERGNVRATNYQTTTNPKVFAAGDMRRGQSLVVWAISEGREAARAADTYLMGESLLEGKAVSMLAEV; encoded by the coding sequence ATGGGAAAACCTACCGGATTTTTAGAATTCGCGCGTGAATTGCCTAAGAAGCGCGACCCGCAACAGCGGATTCACGACTATAAAGAAATTGAGATGCCGTTTTCGGAGCAGGACTCCCAACGGCAGGCAGCTCGTTGCATGGACTGTGGCACTCCATTCTGTCATAGCGGCTGCCCCCTCGGCAATATTATACCGGAGTTTAACGACGCAGTTTACGAACAGAACTGGGCCTATGCCTACGAGATTCTAAGCTCGACCAACAACTTTCCGGAATTTACGGGCCGTATCTGTCCTGCACCCTGTGAGGCCTCGTGCGTTCTGGGTATCAACAAGCCGCCCGTTGCTATCGAGTTTATTGAGAAGTCGATCGCTGAAGTGGCTTTTGAGCGGGGTTACATCACACCAAAACCACCGAAGGTTCGTACGGGGAAGCAAGTGGCCGTCGTTGGTTCTGGTCCGGCCGGTCTGGCCGCAGCCACTCAGATGAATAAGGCTGGCCATACGGTAACCGTCTTTGAGCGGGCCGATCAGATTGGCGGTCTGTTGCGGTATGGTATTCCAGATTTCAAACTCGAAAAATGGACCATCGATCGCCGATTGGCCGTCATGGAAGCAGAAGGTATTACATTCAAACCTGGCGTTAATGTTGGTGTAGACATAAAAGCTCAGGATTTGCTGGATCAGTTCGACCTGATTATGCTTACGGGCGGTTCTACCGTTCCGCGTGATCTATCCATTCCTGGCCGTGATCTGAAAGGAGTTTACCCGGCTATGGAATTTCTGAGCCAGCAGAACAAACGTAACGCAAATAGGCCCTTAGTCGTTGATCATCAAGGTGTTCATTATACCGATAGTGATCTTTGGGCAACGGATAAAAATGTTGTTGTTATTGGTGGTGGCGATACGGGCTCCGACTGTGTGGGCACCTCGAACCGTCATGGAGCAGCCAGCGTAACGCAAATTGAGTTGATGCCAATGCCCCCGAAAGATCGGGCAACCAGCACGCCCTGGCCGAACTGGCCAATGATGCTTCGTACCAGTACGTCGCATGAGGAAGGCTGCGAACGCTACTGGTCTATTAATACCAAAACGTTTGTAGGTGATGAAGCGGGTAATCTGAAAGCGCTCCGAATCGTTGATCTGGAATGGAAAAACGAGAACGGACGAATGCAGATGGTTGAAGTTCCCAATTCAGAACGCGACATTCCGTGCGAGCTGGCTCTGCTGGCTGCTGGCTTCCTGCATCCTCAACACAACGGTCTGCTAGACGACCTGGGCATTGAGTACGATGAACGGGGAAATGTTAGAGCTACAAATTATCAGACAACGACAAATCCGAAAGTTTTCGCTGCCGGCGATATGCGCCGGGGCCAGTCGCTTGTCGTATGGGCTATTTCTGAAGGTCGCGAAGCGGCCCGTGCTGCCGATACTTACCTTATGGGCGAGTCATTGCTCGAAGGTAAAGCTGTATCGATGTTAGCTGAGGTATAG